The sequence CCAAATTCTTTCATGCCTGCTGCACTGCTTCCCGCAGGTTTGTCATCCAGACTGCATGCCGGAAAAAACCCGTCCAACACGACCTGCTGTACATCCTCAAGTTTCAAGCTTAGTTTGATCGTTCCTTTAATCAGGCTCGATCCTCTTCCCAAAACCGTTACAGGATATTCATCAGGACCTTCAGATGAAAACAATGCCTCTTTTGCTTTTCTGCAGGAGTGAACAAGCCCTCTCATCTGCCAGGCATCCAGGTTCTGTTTTTTTTCTCGAAGCTTTGCCGCAAGAAAGTAAGAGAGTGTTAAATCTAGATTATCTCCCCCAACAAGCAGATGATTGCCCACAGCCACCCGTTCAAGATTTAAGAGGCCATCTTCTCCTTCATTCACCTCAATAAGACTGAAATCGCTGGTACCGCCGCCAATATCACAGACCAGAACAAGATCGCCTTTTTCCACTTGATCTCTCCAGTCATCACCTGCTTTGTCAATCCAGGCATAAAAGGCGGATTGCGGCTCTTCGATGAGGACAATATCTTTCAAGCCGGCCATTTTGGCAGACTTCACCGTCAATTCTCTGGCCACGGCATCAAAAGATGCCGGAACCGTCAGGTAGATGGATTGATTTTCAAGGCAAAGAGATGGATCATCATCAGCCATTTCATGGTTCCAGGCATTTTTTATATGCCTGAGCAGTGCACATGAGGCTTGAACCGGAGACAACTTCTCGATATCTTTTGTGGCATCCCAAGGCAGAATGGGGGTTTCTCGATCCACCGCCGAATTGCACAACCATGATTTTGCCGAAGAAATGAGTTTATGGGGAACCTCGGCACCTCGTTCTCTGGCAAATTCACCTGCAACAGTAATCGTCTCTTCTTCCTGCCATGGCAATTGCAAGGTGTCTGAATTGTCTTCATGGCCTTCTTTGACATAAAGAAAAGAGGGGAGCGAATCTCTTAATTCAACCACCCCGGGACCTGTGAGTTGCGGCACCCTAAAGAGGTTTATTTTCGCCATTTCCCTGGGTGCTCTTTCAACTTGCATATCCGAGTAGGCTACCACGCAATTTGTTGTCCCAAGATCTATTCCAACAATATATCGGCCCTCGTTCACGGCATACTCCTACAAATAAATAAAATTTTTTTATTCAACTTCCACTTCTGCCGGTGCAATAATGGAGGTATCTTGTACATCTGATAATTTGGGCACCTCATTTTTTGCAGCCTTCCATCCCCGATGCCTCAACACCCCTCTAAAAGGAGGTTCTCCGGAAACATTTCCCGTTAATTTTATGGCATTCGGATCAAAGCCCAAGTCAAC comes from uncultured Desulfobacter sp. and encodes:
- a CDS encoding Hsp70 family protein translates to MQVERAPREMAKINLFRVPQLTGPGVVELRDSLPSFLYVKEGHEDNSDTLQLPWQEEETITVAGEFARERGAEVPHKLISSAKSWLCNSAVDRETPILPWDATKDIEKLSPVQASCALLRHIKNAWNHEMADDDPSLCLENQSIYLTVPASFDAVARELTVKSAKMAGLKDIVLIEEPQSAFYAWIDKAGDDWRDQVEKGDLVLVCDIGGGTSDFSLIEVNEGEDGLLNLERVAVGNHLLVGGDNLDLTLSYFLAAKLREKKQNLDAWQMRGLVHSCRKAKEALFSSEGPDEYPVTVLGRGSSLIKGTIKLSLKLEDVQQVVLDGFFPACSLDDKPAGSSAAGMKEFGLSYESDPAITRHLAQFISSHTDDQGNPRLPTAVVFNGGVMKSPLIRERILDVLKQWHSASESGKIRQINAVDYDLSVAWGASYYGQAARGDGIKIRGGLGMSYYMAIEAAMPAVPGLAMPTRALCIAPFGMEDGSQAESKDRLFNLVVGEKVTFDIMSSPNRPDDQLGDVIDDWEDMGITGLTSIETELEGTDGGFIPVTFEVKVTEIGTLEFWACSRDDDRKWRLELNVRPKVNDQ